The following are encoded in a window of Halosolutus halophilus genomic DNA:
- a CDS encoding GNAT family N-acetyltransferase, which yields MSVYSTLSFDEPIQRTIYEYVERHGAVTADELARSIRVDTGPSHSKPARSATYTDEKPLSPEELGSCLEVLKEQGYLTETNGKLRIAVAGSPTALDLGDGTVTIRPAREEDRPGVVETMRTVADDGTYIVAENVAAQLERESALIRANDERSRMFFVAAFEPAADDEDGSDAETGAEATDAEEIVGWLHVDAPELPSLRHTAEVTVGVRPDFRRNEIGSTLLEDGIEWAADAGYRKIYQSVPATNEEAIAFLEANGWNREGTREEQYLIDDEFVDEVLLATWP from the coding sequence ATGAGCGTCTACTCCACGTTGTCGTTCGACGAGCCGATACAGCGGACGATCTACGAGTACGTCGAACGACACGGTGCCGTCACGGCCGACGAACTGGCCCGATCGATCCGTGTCGATACGGGTCCCAGCCACTCCAAACCCGCTCGATCGGCCACCTACACCGACGAGAAGCCGCTCTCCCCGGAGGAACTCGGATCGTGTCTCGAGGTCCTGAAAGAACAGGGCTACCTGACCGAAACGAACGGCAAACTCCGGATCGCCGTCGCGGGGAGTCCGACCGCACTCGACCTCGGGGACGGGACCGTCACGATTCGCCCGGCACGCGAGGAGGACCGCCCTGGCGTGGTCGAGACGATGCGGACGGTGGCAGACGACGGGACGTACATCGTCGCCGAAAACGTCGCGGCGCAACTCGAGCGCGAGTCGGCGCTGATCCGGGCGAACGACGAACGATCGCGGATGTTCTTCGTCGCCGCGTTCGAACCGGCGGCGGACGACGAGGACGGGTCCGACGCCGAAACGGGGGCGGAAGCGACCGATGCGGAGGAGATCGTCGGCTGGCTCCACGTCGACGCCCCCGAACTCCCGTCGCTGCGACACACCGCCGAGGTGACGGTCGGCGTGCGGCCCGACTTCCGGCGGAACGAGATCGGATCGACGCTGCTCGAGGACGGCATCGAGTGGGCCGCCGACGCCGGCTACCGGAAGATCTATCAGAGCGTCCCCGCGACCAACGAGGAGGCGATCGCGTTCCTCGAGGCCAACGG